Proteins from a single region of Balaenoptera acutorostrata chromosome 16, mBalAcu1.1, whole genome shotgun sequence:
- the LOC102997692 gene encoding gastric triacylglycerol lipase isoform X1 codes for MWWLLVAMCFIHMSGNSFCFLGKKAMNPEANMNISQMISYWGYRSEMHEVITADGYVLQVYRIPHGKNDANHLGQRPVVLLQHGFLASATNWISNLPSNSLGFLLADAGYDVWLGNSRGNTWARTNLFYSPDSAEFWAFSFDEMATYDLPSTINFILNKTGQKKLHYVGHSQGTTIGFIAFSTNPTLAQKIKAFYALAPVATVKYTKSQLNKLALIPPFLFKIIFGNKMFYPHNFFESFLGAEVCSHEILDILCRNALFAITGFDNKNLNMSRLDVYLAHNPAGTSVQNALHWSQAVNSGQFQGFDWGTPTQNLLHYNQATPPNYNLTAMDVPIAVWSGDNDLLADPQDVDLLLPKLSNLIYHKEIPTYNHLDFIWAMDAPQEVYNEIISMMAEDKK; via the exons ATGTGGTGGCTACTTGTAGCAATGTGTTTCATCCACATGTCTGGaaattcattttgtttccttGGAAAAAAAGCGATGAACCCTGAAGCCAATATGAATATT AGTCAGATGATTTCCTACTGGGGTTACCGAAGTGAAATGCATGAAGTTATAACTGCAGATGGTTACGTCCTTCAGGTCTATCGGATTCCTCATGGGAAGAATGATGCTAATCATTTAG GTCAGAGACCTGTTGTGCTTCTGCAGCATGGTTTCCTCGCATCGGCCACAAACTGGATTTCCAACCTACCCAGCAACAGCCTGGGCTTCCTCCTGGCGGATGCTGGATATGATGTGTGGCTGGGAAACAGCAGAGGAAATACCTGGGCCAGGACAAATTTATTCTATTCACCAGACTCAGCTGAATTCTGGGCTTTCAG CTTCGATGAAATGGCTACATATGACCTTCCATCCACAATcaacttcattttaaataaaactggacAGAAGAAGCTACACTATGTTGGCCATTCCCAGGGCACCACCATTG gTTTTATCGCCTTTTCTACCAATCCCACGCTGGCTCAAAAAATCAAAGCCTTCTATGCATTAGCCCCAGTTGCCACGGTGAAGTATACCAAAAGCCAGTTGAACAAACTTGCActcattcctcccttcctcttcaaG attatatttggTAACAAAATGTTCTACCCACACAatttttttgaaagttttcttGGTGCTGAAGTGTGCTCCCATGAGATACTGGATATCCTTTGTAGGAACGCCTTGTTTGCCATTACTGGATTTGACAATAAAAACTTGAACATG AGTCGCTTAGATGTGTATCTAGCACATAATCCAGCAGGAACTTCAGTTCAAAACGCCCTCCATTGGAGTCAG GCTGTTAATTCTGGGCAATTCCAAGGTTTTGACTGGGGAACCCCAACTCAGAACCTACTGCATTATAACCAG GCCACACCTCCCAACTACAATTTGACAGCCATGGATGTGCCAATTGCAGTATGGAGCGGTGACAATGACCTGTTGGCTGACCCTCAGGATGTTGACCTTTTGCTTCCAAAACTGTCTAATCTCATTTACCACAAGGAAATTCCTACTTACAATCACTTGGACTTTATCTGGGCAATGGATGCACCTCAAGAAGTTTACAATGAAATCATTTCTATGATGGCAGAAGATAAAAAGTAG
- the LOC102997692 gene encoding gastric triacylglycerol lipase isoform X2, with the protein MWWLLVAMCFIHMSGNSFCFLGKKAMNPEANMNISQMISYWGYRSEMHEVITADGYVLQVYRIPHGKNDANHLGRTDAGYDVWLGNSRGNTWARTNLFYSPDSAEFWAFSFDEMATYDLPSTINFILNKTGQKKLHYVGHSQGTTIGFIAFSTNPTLAQKIKAFYALAPVATVKYTKSQLNKLALIPPFLFKIIFGNKMFYPHNFFESFLGAEVCSHEILDILCRNALFAITGFDNKNLNMSRLDVYLAHNPAGTSVQNALHWSQAVNSGQFQGFDWGTPTQNLLHYNQATPPNYNLTAMDVPIAVWSGDNDLLADPQDVDLLLPKLSNLIYHKEIPTYNHLDFIWAMDAPQEVYNEIISMMAEDKK; encoded by the exons ATGTGGTGGCTACTTGTAGCAATGTGTTTCATCCACATGTCTGGaaattcattttgtttccttGGAAAAAAAGCGATGAACCCTGAAGCCAATATGAATATT AGTCAGATGATTTCCTACTGGGGTTACCGAAGTGAAATGCATGAAGTTATAACTGCAGATGGTTACGTCCTTCAGGTCTATCGGATTCCTCATGGGAAGAATGATGCTAATCATTTAGGTAGGA CGGATGCTGGATATGATGTGTGGCTGGGAAACAGCAGAGGAAATACCTGGGCCAGGACAAATTTATTCTATTCACCAGACTCAGCTGAATTCTGGGCTTTCAG CTTCGATGAAATGGCTACATATGACCTTCCATCCACAATcaacttcattttaaataaaactggacAGAAGAAGCTACACTATGTTGGCCATTCCCAGGGCACCACCATTG gTTTTATCGCCTTTTCTACCAATCCCACGCTGGCTCAAAAAATCAAAGCCTTCTATGCATTAGCCCCAGTTGCCACGGTGAAGTATACCAAAAGCCAGTTGAACAAACTTGCActcattcctcccttcctcttcaaG attatatttggTAACAAAATGTTCTACCCACACAatttttttgaaagttttcttGGTGCTGAAGTGTGCTCCCATGAGATACTGGATATCCTTTGTAGGAACGCCTTGTTTGCCATTACTGGATTTGACAATAAAAACTTGAACATG AGTCGCTTAGATGTGTATCTAGCACATAATCCAGCAGGAACTTCAGTTCAAAACGCCCTCCATTGGAGTCAG GCTGTTAATTCTGGGCAATTCCAAGGTTTTGACTGGGGAACCCCAACTCAGAACCTACTGCATTATAACCAG GCCACACCTCCCAACTACAATTTGACAGCCATGGATGTGCCAATTGCAGTATGGAGCGGTGACAATGACCTGTTGGCTGACCCTCAGGATGTTGACCTTTTGCTTCCAAAACTGTCTAATCTCATTTACCACAAGGAAATTCCTACTTACAATCACTTGGACTTTATCTGGGCAATGGATGCACCTCAAGAAGTTTACAATGAAATCATTTCTATGATGGCAGAAGATAAAAAGTAG